The proteins below come from a single Acidobacteriota bacterium genomic window:
- a CDS encoding protein yceI precursor codes for MRRAVLNLFAAVLITTAAWGQGSEWQIDPAHTTVGFTVRHLGISNVHGRFTKVSGSATVDDRDLTKSTVNATMDVASINTGNDGRDNDLRSPNYFDAAQFPNMTFKSKSITKNGDNKLKLVGDLTIKGVTKEVTLDVDGPSAPMKMGPNQRRGLSATTSVNRKDFGVGAKAPAAMISEEIKIDLDVELTQKAAGQ; via the coding sequence TTGAGACGTGCCGTATTGAATCTGTTCGCAGCAGTGTTGATTACAACCGCAGCTTGGGGACAGGGATCCGAGTGGCAGATAGACCCTGCTCACACTACTGTCGGCTTTACCGTCCGTCATTTGGGCATCAGCAACGTACACGGACGATTCACGAAGGTGAGCGGCTCGGCGACTGTGGATGACCGGGATCTCACCAAATCAACGGTGAACGCCACCATGGATGTCGCTTCCATCAACACCGGCAACGACGGCCGAGACAACGATCTGCGCAGTCCCAATTATTTCGACGCGGCACAATTCCCGAACATGACATTCAAGTCCAAGAGCATCACGAAGAATGGTGATAACAAGTTGAAGTTAGTGGGCGACTTGACGATCAAGGGAGTGACCAAGGAAGTCACCCTCGACGTAGATGGGCCTTCAGCTCCCATGAAGATGGGGCCGAATCAGCGTCGCGGGCTTTCAGCAACAACCTCAGTGAACCGCAAGGACTTCGGAGTCGGTGCGAAGGCGCCGGCCGCGATGATTAGCGAGGAAATCAAGATTGACCTCGACGTTGAACTCACTCAAAAAGCAGCAGGACAGTAG
- a CDS encoding amidohydrolase: MIIHKAPAALLCVVLVATTNVPCPSQNTGTAVPPIIDIHFHAMLESRPGGLICPNESKFLASDPNSKEGPSGWSHEDCTPKLYPAAKGEYVKDVVADMERLNVTAVVFGDPASVQKWKEAAPGRVIPGTSFSQGQPPGKRVPLDELRKSFTQDGFKVMGEIGLQYEGLSPSDPSVDQYFALAEELDIPVAIHMGTGGSGRANIAMPKYRGSMGNPLLLEELLARHPKLRVQVMHAGYPMIDNMLTLLQANSHVYVDVAGLIWSYPLKEVNRYIQRLVEAGFEDRVMFGTDQLQWPKLMAYSISLIQNAEYLTLEQKRDILYNNAARFLRLDTKPAN, from the coding sequence ATGATCATCCACAAGGCGCCTGCGGCGCTACTTTGCGTCGTTTTGGTTGCAACCACCAACGTTCCGTGCCCGTCACAAAACACCGGCACAGCCGTGCCACCGATAATCGACATTCATTTTCACGCGATGCTTGAGTCTCGTCCCGGCGGTTTAATTTGCCCTAACGAATCCAAGTTCCTCGCTTCTGACCCGAATAGCAAGGAGGGTCCGTCCGGGTGGAGTCACGAAGACTGTACCCCTAAACTTTATCCAGCCGCGAAAGGCGAGTACGTTAAGGACGTAGTGGCCGATATGGAACGGCTCAACGTCACCGCAGTGGTCTTTGGCGATCCTGCGAGCGTACAGAAGTGGAAGGAAGCTGCGCCGGGAAGGGTCATTCCGGGAACCAGTTTCAGTCAAGGCCAGCCCCCTGGCAAGCGTGTACCACTCGATGAGTTACGCAAGAGCTTCACTCAAGACGGGTTCAAAGTAATGGGGGAGATCGGGCTGCAATACGAGGGTCTATCGCCGAGTGATCCTTCGGTCGACCAGTACTTCGCACTGGCAGAGGAACTTGATATCCCCGTCGCGATTCATATGGGCACAGGTGGATCAGGCCGGGCAAACATCGCCATGCCCAAGTACCGCGGCTCCATGGGTAATCCCTTGCTGTTAGAGGAACTGCTTGCGCGCCACCCAAAGCTGCGTGTGCAGGTAATGCATGCGGGCTATCCGATGATCGACAACATGCTTACGTTGCTGCAAGCGAACTCGCATGTATATGTCGATGTGGCTGGACTAATCTGGAGCTATCCGCTGAAAGAGGTCAATCGATATATTCAGAGACTCGTCGAAGCCGGATTCGAGGACCGTGTAATGTTCGGCACGGACCAACTGCAGTGGCCGAAGTTGATGGCTTATTCCATCAGCCTCATTCAGAACGCCGAGTACCTCACCCTCGAACAGAAACGCGACATTCTCTACAACAACGCAGCCCGATTTCTCCGGCTCGATACAAAGCCAGCGAACTAG
- a CDS encoding glycoside hydrolase — translation MLSGSNLAGCKAATTRALTVLIFLAAPLAAQTTSSRASTVAEVRAHFAKPPDDSRIMMRWWWFGPTVENAELRRELETMNLGGIGGVEVQLVYPLALDDSVSGVRNTPYLSDASLERLRFAAETAAKLGLRFDLTLGSGWPYGGPSVPVNEAAGMLRIHQVRVTAAEGRKFPLPDIVDGEKLLAVFFAPGGGRSTPQEYQLLDDIRDGMVRLPEGAGEVLFFVSSRTGMMVKRAAVGAEGFVVDHYDRAAVDHYLASVGDHFMQAFPSAKPYAIFCDSLEDYHSDWTPDFLSEFQKRRGYDLVPHLPALASADVPNAQAIRHDRAQTLTELFNEHFVGPLHQWAEKNGTRLRMQAYGIPPAELSSHAFVDLPEGEGAQWKELSATRWASSASHIYGVPVTSSETWTWLHSPAFRATPLDMKAEADRHFLEGINQLIGHGWPYTPKSLDYPGWRFYAAAVFDEENPWWIVMPEITVYLQRVSYLLRQGEPVNDVAVYLPNDDAWASFHPGEADLFETLRSRIGTDAIEAILASGHNFDFFDEGTLQQKGRIQNNTLLLGPNRYAIVVLPNVESIPLQTYRRLEEFARAGGVVAATRQLPSAAPGLLSRDPQTAEIREISRYLFQNGNSSGVFVPEESKLAGVLSKSKDPDLAFTPAAPEIGFVHRRLRDADIYFIANTSNVRQIVDASFRVPARAAQWWNAMTGTISTATVKVSQGNRTAVTLDLEPYASRVLVFSQTGSTVKSTVPVDSTTIDISHDWHVTFGNGTKRETMHDLRSWTENPDTRYFSGQATYEKTISIPAAMLRNTSIRLDFGEGKPIPEEKLRSGMQAWLDAPIREAAVVYVNGQRAGSLWCPPYSLEVTPLLHNGENLLRIEVANLALNHMAGHALPDYRLLNLRYGVRFEPQDMDKVQPVPSGLVQHIELGIRKTSE, via the coding sequence GTGTTGAGCGGATCAAATCTCGCAGGTTGCAAGGCTGCAACGACCAGGGCGCTGACCGTCCTCATCTTCTTGGCGGCACCGCTTGCTGCACAAACGACCAGCAGCAGAGCAAGCACCGTCGCCGAAGTTCGCGCACACTTCGCTAAACCTCCTGACGACTCGCGGATCATGATGCGCTGGTGGTGGTTCGGACCGACAGTGGAGAACGCGGAACTGCGGCGCGAGCTCGAAACGATGAACCTGGGCGGCATTGGTGGCGTCGAGGTGCAACTCGTGTATCCGCTTGCTCTCGATGATTCAGTCAGCGGAGTGAGAAACACTCCGTACCTGTCGGATGCCTCTCTTGAGAGGTTGCGATTTGCTGCAGAAACGGCTGCTAAATTGGGTTTGCGTTTTGATTTAACACTTGGCAGCGGATGGCCATACGGTGGCCCTTCTGTTCCAGTCAATGAGGCCGCGGGGATGCTTCGGATTCACCAAGTGCGCGTAACTGCTGCTGAAGGACGAAAGTTTCCGCTACCAGACATCGTTGATGGAGAGAAGTTGCTCGCTGTCTTCTTCGCGCCGGGCGGCGGCCGGTCAACACCGCAGGAGTACCAGCTACTAGACGACATTCGTGACGGCATGGTCCGGTTGCCCGAGGGGGCGGGCGAAGTCTTGTTTTTTGTCTCCAGCCGCACAGGAATGATGGTGAAGCGAGCTGCCGTCGGCGCGGAAGGGTTTGTAGTCGATCACTATGATCGTGCCGCCGTCGACCATTATCTGGCGAGCGTTGGCGACCACTTCATGCAGGCCTTCCCAAGTGCTAAACCATACGCGATCTTTTGCGACAGTCTGGAGGATTATCACTCCGACTGGACACCAGATTTTCTGAGCGAATTCCAGAAGCGCCGCGGATACGATCTTGTTCCGCACTTGCCGGCGCTTGCGTCGGCCGACGTGCCCAACGCGCAGGCAATCCGGCACGACAGGGCACAAACGCTGACCGAGCTCTTCAACGAACACTTCGTTGGGCCGTTGCACCAGTGGGCCGAGAAGAACGGCACTCGCTTGAGAATGCAGGCTTACGGAATTCCGCCGGCTGAGCTTTCCAGCCACGCGTTCGTCGATCTGCCGGAAGGCGAGGGGGCACAATGGAAAGAATTGTCCGCGACGCGATGGGCTTCGTCGGCAAGCCACATCTATGGCGTGCCGGTGACTTCATCCGAAACTTGGACCTGGCTACATTCACCCGCCTTCCGTGCGACGCCGCTGGACATGAAAGCCGAAGCCGACCGCCACTTTCTCGAAGGCATCAACCAGCTCATTGGTCATGGTTGGCCGTACACACCGAAAAGCCTGGATTATCCCGGCTGGCGCTTTTACGCTGCTGCTGTATTTGATGAAGAGAACCCGTGGTGGATCGTGATGCCCGAGATCACGGTTTATCTGCAGCGGGTGAGCTACCTCCTGCGTCAGGGTGAACCCGTCAACGACGTAGCTGTGTATCTGCCCAACGACGACGCCTGGGCGAGCTTTCATCCTGGTGAGGCCGACCTGTTCGAGACGCTTAGATCCCGGATTGGGACGGATGCGATCGAAGCGATTCTGGCAAGCGGCCACAACTTCGACTTCTTCGATGAAGGCACACTCCAGCAGAAAGGGCGAATCCAAAACAACACTCTTCTGCTCGGCCCCAATCGTTACGCGATTGTGGTTTTGCCGAATGTAGAAAGCATTCCACTGCAGACCTACCGCAGGCTGGAAGAATTCGCTCGTGCGGGCGGAGTGGTGGCGGCCACGCGCCAGCTTCCCTCAGCCGCTCCTGGGCTTCTCAGCCGCGATCCACAAACCGCAGAGATTCGTGAGATCAGCCGGTATCTGTTCCAGAACGGGAATTCATCAGGGGTTTTTGTGCCCGAAGAATCGAAGCTCGCCGGTGTACTTTCGAAGAGTAAGGATCCTGATCTGGCATTTACGCCCGCTGCGCCGGAGATAGGCTTCGTCCATCGCCGCCTGCGGGATGCTGACATCTATTTCATCGCGAACACCTCCAATGTGCGCCAGATCGTCGATGCCAGCTTTCGTGTCCCAGCCAGGGCAGCACAATGGTGGAATGCGATGACGGGCACGATTTCAACCGCGACGGTGAAAGTGAGCCAGGGAAATCGAACCGCCGTCACGCTTGACCTGGAGCCGTATGCGTCGCGAGTCCTGGTGTTTTCGCAAACTGGTTCCACGGTGAAGTCGACGGTTCCTGTTGATTCCACAACGATCGACATCAGCCATGACTGGCATGTCACATTCGGGAACGGCACGAAAAGGGAAACCATGCACGATCTGCGCTCCTGGACCGAGAACCCTGACACTCGGTACTTCTCCGGCCAGGCAACATATGAAAAAACGATCTCGATTCCTGCTGCTATGTTGCGCAATACCTCAATCCGGCTGGACTTCGGTGAAGGCAAGCCCATACCCGAAGAGAAGCTTCGATCAGGTATGCAGGCATGGCTCGACGCTCCGATCCGGGAAGCCGCAGTGGTGTATGTGAACGGCCAGCGTGCCGGTTCCCTCTGGTGCCCGCCGTATTCTTTGGAAGTAACACCGCTGCTTCATAACGGAGAGAATCTCCTTCGCATAGAGGTCGCGAATCTAGCGCTGAACCATATGGCTGGGCATGCACTTCCCGACTACCGTCTACTCAACCTTCGGTACGGTGTTCGTTTTGAACCACAGGATATGGACAAAGTACAGCCAGTCCCTTCCGGCTTGGTTCAGCACATCGAACTCGGGATCAGAAAGACAAGCGAATAG
- a CDS encoding nucleotidyltransferase — protein sequence MRAEPKALADVLFGKGRGAILGLLYEHPDESFYYRQLARELGGLSVGTIQRELDLLSQLGLLERSTVGKQVFYRANRSHPVFPELRALVAKTVGTIPMLRSALAPLADSVSVAFIYGSVARGEERSESDIDLMVVGKASLEDVLGKLSSIEASLRRAVNPTVYSPSEFKTKFASGNHFLNSVVRGEKIFVIGDEDELRRVGGIRLAQNGTDKSRRD from the coding sequence ATGAGAGCAGAACCGAAAGCCTTGGCAGACGTGCTCTTCGGGAAGGGCCGCGGAGCCATTCTTGGGCTTTTGTACGAGCATCCTGATGAGTCCTTTTACTACCGTCAGCTCGCTCGCGAACTTGGCGGCTTGAGCGTGGGAACGATCCAGCGCGAGTTGGATCTTCTGAGCCAGCTTGGTCTCCTCGAACGCTCCACAGTCGGCAAACAAGTCTTTTATCGTGCCAATCGCAGCCATCCAGTTTTTCCCGAATTGCGTGCCTTGGTCGCAAAGACAGTCGGGACAATTCCCATGCTGCGTTCCGCACTCGCTCCTTTAGCCGATTCTGTTTCGGTGGCGTTTATCTATGGCTCAGTGGCACGAGGCGAAGAGAGATCAGAAAGCGACATCGACCTCATGGTCGTGGGCAAAGCCAGTCTCGAAGATGTTCTTGGAAAACTGAGCAGTATCGAAGCATCGCTTCGGCGAGCAGTAAACCCCACCGTCTATTCCCCCTCCGAGTTCAAGACAAAGTTCGCGAGCGGAAATCATTTCCTTAATTCGGTGGTCCGCGGCGAAAAGATATTCGTGATCGGAGACGAAGATGAGCTTAGAAGAGTGGGTGGAATACGGTTGGCTCAAAACGGAACCGACAAGTCGCGACGAGATTAA
- the lnt gene encoding apolipoprotein N-acyltransferase, giving the protein MRPSPRTGWLLALLSAALQILSFPSPGLYFLCWIALAPLFVAVIDRRYSPTLICGVLLAYLSGVVWYAGTCYWIFHVMHSYGNLSQPIAAGILVLFCLYLALYHAAFGLLLALATRTRLFANARSLILAPIFWVAVEFARAHITSFPWDLLGYAQINNLPFTRLATLSGVYGLSFAIALVNSVLALGFLLPRERRLLVAFTGILGAIALESGSLVSYPEPHPDHVATLVQENLPIVESDWTPTFYDLTIAQLVQLSGQGASGATRSHGSPALIVWPESPAPFFTSDQKFQRWLSALAQDSHAYVIAGSLGIGPSAGSKSEMFNSAQLVLPDGNWGPRYDKIHLVPFGEFVPFRNLLNFAQSLTHDIGEFSRGNQRNVLHVDGHGIGTFICYESIFPDEVLRFARNGAELFVNISNDGWFGESGAPGQHLNMARMRAIENGRWLLRATNTGITASISPLGQVVALSPRKTRTVLEAPYSFETGTTFYTRYGDWFAGGCAIISILALCSAALSGRAPRQ; this is encoded by the coding sequence ATGCGACCATCGCCACGGACCGGATGGCTGCTTGCACTCCTCTCCGCCGCACTTCAGATCCTGAGCTTCCCGTCGCCTGGCCTATACTTTCTCTGCTGGATCGCGCTCGCGCCGCTGTTTGTCGCCGTAATCGACCGCCGATATTCTCCTACTCTGATCTGCGGCGTACTGCTCGCATATCTCAGCGGCGTCGTCTGGTACGCAGGCACTTGTTACTGGATCTTTCACGTGATGCACAGCTACGGCAATCTCTCGCAGCCGATTGCCGCCGGCATCCTCGTGTTGTTCTGTCTGTATCTGGCGCTCTACCACGCGGCATTCGGCCTGCTTCTTGCACTCGCGACACGTACTCGACTCTTCGCGAATGCGCGCTCTCTCATACTTGCGCCGATCTTCTGGGTTGCCGTGGAGTTCGCGCGCGCCCACATCACGAGCTTCCCCTGGGATCTTCTCGGATACGCTCAGATAAACAATCTGCCTTTTACGCGACTGGCTACATTGAGCGGTGTGTACGGGCTCTCTTTCGCGATTGCGCTCGTGAACTCAGTCCTGGCTCTCGGCTTTCTCCTCCCGCGAGAGCGGCGACTGCTGGTGGCGTTCACCGGAATCCTCGGTGCGATTGCATTGGAATCCGGATCGCTCGTTTCATATCCGGAGCCTCACCCTGACCACGTAGCCACACTTGTTCAGGAAAACCTCCCCATCGTTGAATCGGATTGGACGCCCACCTTTTACGACTTAACTATCGCGCAACTCGTTCAACTCAGCGGCCAAGGCGCATCTGGGGCGACTCGGAGCCACGGGAGCCCAGCTCTGATCGTATGGCCAGAATCTCCAGCACCGTTCTTCACTTCCGATCAAAAGTTCCAGCGTTGGCTCAGCGCTCTGGCTCAGGATTCGCATGCATACGTGATCGCCGGCAGCCTGGGTATAGGTCCGAGCGCCGGCAGTAAGTCCGAGATGTTTAACTCGGCCCAGCTCGTCCTGCCCGATGGCAACTGGGGACCTCGATATGACAAGATCCATCTGGTTCCATTCGGCGAGTTTGTTCCATTCCGGAATCTGCTTAACTTTGCGCAATCGCTTACCCATGATATCGGTGAATTCTCGCGAGGGAACCAGCGCAATGTCCTGCACGTCGATGGTCATGGCATTGGAACTTTCATCTGTTACGAATCGATCTTTCCCGACGAGGTGTTACGATTTGCGCGCAATGGCGCCGAACTTTTTGTAAATATTTCTAACGACGGCTGGTTCGGCGAGTCCGGAGCTCCGGGACAGCATCTGAACATGGCGCGCATGCGCGCAATCGAGAATGGACGCTGGCTGCTGCGCGCCACCAACACCGGCATTACAGCTTCCATTAGCCCCTTGGGCCAAGTCGTTGCATTGTCTCCGCGGAAAACACGTACCGTGCTCGAGGCGCCTTACAGCTTCGAAACGGGAACCACATTTTACACTCGGTACGGCGATTGGTTCGCGGGAGGCTGTGCGATAATTTCAATATTGGCTCTATGCAGCGCCGCACTCAGCGGACGCGCTCCACGCCAGTGA
- the prfB gene encoding peptide chain release factor 2, giving the protein MRISNANTPSCATRSTICGSIFDAPRLREQLAEVEKKASDPNFWSNQEQSQQVMRERKRIEASLAGESDLARRTQDIEAYFELAREGENVEQELRREIGSLREMVEKLETKTLLAGENDVRNAIVTIHPGAGGTESQDWAEMLMRMYLRWAEREGFETVLNDYQAAEEAGIKSATFTVNGEYAFGLLTSEIGVHRLVRISPFDQARRRHTSFASVFVSPEIDESIEIDIKEPDLKIDTYRSGGAGGQHVNTTDSAVRITHIPTGIVVSCQNERSQHKNRERAMKILRSKLYEYELEKKRAETKKLEDSKLDIDFGSQIRSYVLAPYRLVKDVRSKVEVGDPDRVLDGDLTLFIRGYLLMRRESGAS; this is encoded by the coding sequence TTGAGGATCTCGAACGCGAATACACCGTCGTGCGCGACAAGGTCCACGATCTGCGGGAGTATCTTTGACGCTCCGCGACTGCGCGAGCAGCTTGCCGAAGTAGAGAAGAAAGCAAGCGATCCTAACTTCTGGTCGAACCAGGAACAATCACAGCAGGTAATGCGTGAACGCAAGCGCATCGAGGCTTCCCTGGCCGGCGAGAGCGATCTCGCGCGGCGCACTCAGGACATCGAAGCTTACTTTGAGCTCGCGCGCGAGGGCGAGAACGTGGAACAGGAGCTGCGTCGCGAGATCGGCAGCTTGCGGGAGATGGTTGAGAAACTCGAAACTAAAACACTCCTTGCGGGTGAGAACGATGTGCGCAACGCCATCGTGACAATTCACCCAGGTGCTGGGGGCACCGAATCGCAGGACTGGGCCGAGATGCTCATGCGTATGTATTTGCGCTGGGCTGAGCGTGAAGGCTTCGAGACGGTACTCAACGACTATCAGGCGGCTGAGGAAGCCGGCATCAAGTCTGCGACGTTCACTGTGAACGGCGAGTACGCCTTCGGTTTGTTGACCAGCGAGATCGGCGTCCACCGGCTGGTGCGCATTTCTCCATTCGATCAGGCAAGGCGCCGGCATACGTCGTTCGCCAGCGTGTTTGTCTCTCCGGAGATCGATGAGTCGATCGAAATTGATATCAAAGAGCCTGATCTGAAGATCGACACTTATCGTTCTGGCGGAGCCGGCGGGCAGCATGTGAACACGACAGACTCTGCCGTACGCATCACGCACATTCCTACCGGTATCGTTGTGAGCTGCCAGAACGAGCGTTCCCAGCACAAGAACCGCGAACGCGCGATGAAGATTCTCCGCTCCAAGCTCTACGAATACGAACTCGAGAAGAAGCGCGCCGAGACGAAGAAACTCGAAGACTCGAAGCTCGACATCGATTTTGGTTCGCAGATTCGTTCATATGTCCTCGCACCTTATCGACTAGTCAAAGACGTAAGGTCAAAGGTAGAAGTCGGCGATCCAGACCGGGTGCTCGACGGAGATCTGACTCTCTTCATCCGCGGATATCTCCTGATGCGGCGCGAATCCGGCGCGAGCTAA
- a CDS encoding acetyltransferase has translation MTSLCVVYGAGGHGKVIAEILAACGQKVECFIDDKVSGTEVISLPVYPAAEWLFSHPDGRVALGIGDNVARERAAVRAQQAGCAILTVVHPAAVIARSARIKEGAAIMPGAVLNPDCEIGEGAIINTGAIVEHDVRIGRFAHLSPKSAAGGGAQIGAYAHIGMGASVLPLKRIGARCVIGGGSVVISDIPEHQTAYGIPAKVHSS, from the coding sequence ATGACTTCCCTTTGTGTGGTCTATGGCGCGGGCGGACACGGAAAGGTAATAGCGGAGATCCTGGCGGCCTGCGGCCAGAAAGTTGAATGCTTCATCGATGACAAGGTGTCCGGCACAGAGGTTATTAGCTTGCCAGTCTATCCAGCCGCGGAATGGCTGTTTTCTCATCCCGACGGCCGAGTGGCGCTGGGCATCGGCGACAACGTGGCGCGGGAGCGAGCAGCAGTGCGGGCACAACAGGCCGGTTGCGCGATCTTAACTGTGGTACATCCGGCTGCGGTGATTGCTCGCAGCGCCAGGATCAAAGAAGGCGCTGCGATTATGCCCGGAGCTGTGCTGAATCCCGACTGTGAAATTGGCGAAGGAGCCATCATTAATACCGGTGCGATCGTGGAGCACGATGTGCGAATCGGCCGCTTTGCTCACCTCTCGCCCAAATCCGCCGCGGGCGGCGGCGCACAGATCGGAGCTTATGCCCATATTGGCATGGGGGCGTCCGTACTCCCCCTGAAGCGAATAGGTGCGCGTTGCGTAATCGGCGGCGGCTCGGTTGTGATCTCCGACATTCCCGAACACCAGACCGCCTACGGTATTCCCGCTAAAGTTCATTCCAGCTAA
- a CDS encoding tRNA (N6-isopentenyl adenosine(37)-C2)-methylthiotransferase MiaB, whose translation MSTAQKTFYLETFGCQMNVHDSEKVIGTLVQQGYAQVNTVESADLVLYNTCSIRDKAEQKVFHRLNDFKKLQAQGKKFGVLGCVAQQEGEKIFERAPHVSLVAGSASYRNLSQMVVQIEAGERRVTGLDDRQTDQTFDTPFTVRTNPYRGYITIIEGCDKFCAYCVVPYTRGKERSRTSESVLEEAHRLADSGYSEIQLLGQNVNSYRDPTDKKTFAELLIAVAEVPGMRRVRFTTSHPRDFTKDIVEAIESTSALCDHVHLPVQSGSNRVLKAMLREYTRNDYLERISWMKASKRPISLTTDIIVGFPGETEQEFEETITLLHEVGYDGVFSFKYSPRPNTPAIRMSDSIPDAEKSKRLSILQERQREIQRVNYEKHIGKVLEVMVEGRNEARGQIIGRSTQNKTINFTANSPILPATGSYAHVLVTKSFPNSLIGEMVMN comes from the coding sequence ATGTCCACCGCACAGAAAACGTTTTACCTGGAAACCTTCGGCTGCCAGATGAATGTCCATGACTCGGAAAAAGTCATCGGCACGTTGGTGCAGCAAGGCTACGCTCAGGTGAACACCGTTGAGTCCGCTGACCTTGTCCTTTACAACACCTGCTCAATTCGCGACAAGGCCGAGCAGAAGGTCTTTCATCGTCTCAACGACTTCAAGAAATTGCAGGCCCAGGGCAAAAAATTCGGGGTGCTTGGGTGTGTCGCACAGCAGGAAGGCGAAAAGATCTTCGAGCGCGCACCGCACGTCTCACTCGTTGCCGGATCAGCCTCGTACCGCAATCTTTCGCAAATGGTGGTGCAGATCGAAGCAGGGGAGCGGCGGGTAACCGGACTCGACGATCGCCAAACCGATCAGACCTTTGATACCCCATTCACCGTTCGGACGAATCCTTACCGCGGCTACATCACCATTATTGAAGGCTGTGACAAATTTTGTGCGTACTGCGTGGTTCCTTATACACGCGGCAAAGAGCGCAGCCGGACATCTGAGTCGGTCCTTGAGGAAGCCCATCGTCTCGCCGATAGCGGATACAGCGAGATTCAACTGCTCGGGCAAAACGTGAATTCTTACCGCGATCCTACTGATAAAAAGACGTTTGCTGAATTACTAATTGCGGTCGCCGAAGTGCCGGGAATGCGTCGAGTGCGGTTTACCACGTCGCACCCGCGTGACTTCACGAAAGACATCGTCGAGGCAATTGAGTCGACTTCAGCACTATGCGATCACGTACATCTGCCGGTACAGAGCGGGTCAAACCGTGTGCTAAAAGCAATGCTTCGTGAATACACGCGCAACGATTATCTCGAGCGCATCTCTTGGATGAAGGCCTCGAAGCGGCCGATCAGCCTGACGACCGATATCATCGTCGGCTTTCCAGGAGAAACCGAGCAGGAGTTTGAAGAGACGATCACGCTGCTACACGAGGTCGGCTATGACGGAGTCTTCTCGTTTAAGTACTCACCCCGTCCAAACACGCCTGCTATTCGTATGTCAGATAGCATTCCCGACGCAGAAAAATCGAAGCGCCTAAGCATCCTTCAGGAGCGACAAAGGGAGATTCAACGGGTTAATTATGAGAAACACATCGGGAAAGTTCTGGAAGTAATGGTTGAAGGACGAAACGAAGCTCGCGGACAGATCATCGGCCGCAGCACGCAAAATAAAACCATCAATTTCACGGCAAATTCGCCGATATTGCCGGCCACCGGAAGCTACGCCCATGTGCTGGTAACAAAGAGCTTCCCGAACAGTCTCATCGGCGAGATGGTAATGAACTAG
- the truB gene encoding tRNA pseudouridine(55) synthase TruB encodes MDAVLVIDKPAGLTSHDVVARVRRLLGERSVGHLGTLDPMATGVLPLLTGRFTRLAQFYTAADKTYEGVIRFGFATDTWDAEGEPLGPPQLGKVSLEELRNAAQTLTGEIEQQPPKFSAKKIAGVPAYKLARKDRDVKLKKVKVFVHRFEIQNLEGDHARFTAEVSAGTYVRGLADELGQKLGVGAHLADLRRTCSGEFTLDQAVTLERLSEIRKNGLQHERNLPDSLSNISLHPRQILPQIPSVTVNDETAGLIGNGRAVNLPEFSGARQVKVFLGEEELIAIASRIAGTLFQPKVVLRAA; translated from the coding sequence ATGGACGCCGTTCTCGTAATCGACAAGCCCGCAGGCCTGACGTCTCATGACGTGGTCGCTCGAGTGCGCCGCTTGCTCGGCGAACGCTCGGTCGGACATCTGGGAACACTCGATCCTATGGCAACCGGAGTCCTGCCGTTGCTCACCGGACGTTTTACGCGTCTGGCGCAGTTCTACACGGCTGCAGACAAGACCTACGAGGGAGTAATCCGGTTTGGCTTCGCTACCGATACCTGGGACGCCGAAGGTGAGCCACTCGGCCCGCCCCAACTAGGTAAAGTTTCACTTGAAGAATTACGAAATGCGGCTCAGACGCTCACGGGCGAGATCGAGCAGCAGCCACCAAAGTTTTCCGCCAAGAAGATCGCCGGAGTTCCGGCCTATAAACTCGCCCGGAAAGATCGCGACGTTAAACTCAAAAAAGTTAAAGTCTTCGTTCATCGGTTTGAGATTCAGAACCTAGAAGGGGATCATGCAAGGTTCACAGCCGAGGTGAGCGCCGGAACTTACGTTAGAGGGCTCGCGGATGAGCTCGGACAAAAGCTGGGGGTAGGAGCCCACTTAGCCGATCTGCGTCGTACCTGTTCAGGCGAGTTCACTCTCGATCAGGCCGTCACCCTTGAACGGTTATCCGAGATCAGAAAGAACGGGTTACAGCATGAAAGGAACTTGCCTGACTCGTTATCCAATATCTCGCTACACCCGAGGCAGATTCTGCCCCAGATTCCATCCGTGACTGTCAACGATGAGACGGCGGGTCTCATAGGAAATGGCCGCGCCGTGAATCTCCCTGAGTTTTCTGGAGCGCGGCAGGTGAAAGTATTTCTAGGTGAGGAAGAGCTGATCGCAATTGCGAGCCGAATCGCTGGAACACTGTTTCAACCGAAAGTAGTGCTGAGAGCAGCTTAG